One Bacillus sp. (in: firmicutes) genomic region harbors:
- a CDS encoding DEAD/DEAH box helicase produces MTMFHELGISEKIMKSIQSMGFEEATPIQAETIPVSLQGKDVIGQAQTGTGKTAAFGIPMIEKIDVKNGFIQGIVVAPTRELAIQVAEELNRIGQFKGVRALPIYGGQDINRQIRALKNRPQIIVGTPGRLMDHMNRKTIRLQNIQIVVLDEADEMLNMGFIEDIESILKEVPEERQTLLFSATMPDPIRKIAENFMREPVLIKVKAKEMTVPNIEQYYIEIQEKKKFDVLTRLLDMESPELAIVFGRTKRRVDELSEALNSRGYAAEGIHGDLTQAKRSSVLKKFKAGTIEVLVATDVAARGLDISGVTHVYNFDIPQDPESYVHRIGRTGRAGKTGLAYTFVTPREIGQLKNIERTTKRSMVRKPIPSMDDALEGQKQITAEKILYTIQNENFSFYKHMAEELLDEHDSVTVVAAAIKLLTKEPDTTPVQLTAEAPVIAKERKPRDNRSRDNFARDNRRRESSRGKGGFQRNSRPRSASSSGARKKAYK; encoded by the coding sequence ATACAGTCAATGGGCTTTGAAGAGGCTACACCAATTCAAGCCGAAACCATTCCTGTATCATTGCAAGGAAAAGATGTAATTGGACAAGCACAGACAGGTACCGGAAAAACAGCAGCCTTCGGTATTCCAATGATTGAAAAAATTGATGTGAAGAATGGATTTATTCAGGGGATTGTCGTTGCTCCAACCCGTGAATTAGCAATTCAGGTTGCTGAAGAGTTAAATCGGATTGGACAATTTAAAGGGGTTAGGGCACTTCCTATTTATGGTGGACAGGATATTAACCGTCAAATCCGTGCCTTGAAAAATAGACCACAAATTATTGTTGGAACACCTGGCAGGTTAATGGATCATATGAATCGCAAAACGATTCGCTTGCAAAATATTCAAATCGTCGTTTTGGATGAAGCGGATGAAATGTTGAACATGGGCTTTATTGAGGACATTGAGTCCATCCTTAAGGAAGTTCCAGAGGAACGTCAAACGTTGTTATTTTCAGCGACAATGCCAGATCCAATTCGCAAAATTGCGGAAAACTTTATGCGTGAGCCTGTGTTGATTAAGGTAAAAGCGAAAGAGATGACAGTTCCGAATATTGAACAATATTATATCGAAATCCAGGAGAAAAAGAAGTTTGATGTATTAACACGTCTTTTGGATATGGAATCACCTGAGCTAGCGATTGTATTTGGACGTACAAAACGACGCGTTGATGAATTAAGTGAGGCGCTAAATTCGAGGGGTTATGCAGCGGAAGGAATCCATGGGGATTTAACGCAAGCGAAAAGGAGCTCCGTTCTGAAAAAGTTTAAAGCTGGAACAATTGAAGTTCTTGTGGCAACGGATGTGGCTGCGCGTGGGTTGGATATTTCTGGTGTAACTCATGTATATAACTTTGATATTCCGCAAGACCCGGAAAGCTATGTGCACCGGATTGGTCGTACAGGCCGTGCTGGGAAAACAGGTTTAGCCTACACGTTTGTGACACCTAGAGAAATTGGTCAATTGAAAAATATTGAGCGAACAACAAAAAGAAGTATGGTACGAAAGCCGATTCCTTCTATGGATGATGCATTAGAAGGGCAAAAGCAAATTACTGCTGAAAAAATTCTATATACGATTCAAAATGAGAATTTTTCATTTTATAAACATATGGCTGAGGAATTGCTTGATGAGCACGACTCAGTGACAGTGGTTGCGGCGGCAATTAAATTGTTAACAAAAGAACCGGATACAACTCCAGTACAGTTAACAGCAGAAGCGCCAGTTATTGCAAAGGAACGAAAACCACGTGATAACCGTTCACGTGACAATTTTGCCCGTGATAACAGACGCCGTGAAAGTAGTAGAGGAAAAGGTGGCTTCCAACGAAATAGCAGACCACGCAGTGCAAGCTCAAGCGGTGCTCGTAAAAAGGCCTATAAATAA
- a CDS encoding NAD(P)H-hydrate dehydratase, with amino-acid sequence MHVVTANEMYEIDRYTIGEIGLPGVLLMENAGRAFVQKALDYVDKGQKIAVLIGAGNNGGDGFVIARILKSLGFHADAFLVVEKEKVKGDALFHFEAFKRSGYEVMLLHDFSNLQHYDVIIDAMLGIGIKGEIKTPYQEIITACNELTNLKISVDIPSGIPADGIHPFNLAFMADITITLEHPKLSAFTYPARSFYGKLEVVSIGIPPLASQAVMNYERKCWTEKEVSKTIPKRTPSSHKGTHGKGLVIGGSYQMTGAPVMTTRAALRAGGGLTTLAIPDAIHSIVASQIVEAMFSPWKEENGHFSGELGTDVSRFDAVAFGPGVGRENGGEKILSTLLDNVKAPLIVDADGLFYLADLKERLKKRPYPTIITPHTGEFARLTSYSLAEIEKNRFELSRRFALAYGVYIVLKGPFSIVTTPTGSQYVNTSGNAALAKGGTGDVLTGIILAFVMNHANLQEAISNAVYVHGKAADMLVQQTHTMWDVLATDVIAALPSVFRTFF; translated from the coding sequence TTGCATGTTGTGACTGCAAATGAAATGTACGAAATTGACCGTTATACAATTGGCGAAATTGGTCTTCCTGGTGTGCTCTTGATGGAAAATGCCGGCCGCGCTTTTGTGCAAAAAGCTTTAGACTATGTGGATAAAGGTCAAAAAATAGCTGTTTTAATTGGTGCCGGTAACAATGGTGGAGATGGTTTTGTTATTGCAAGGATTTTAAAAAGCTTAGGGTTTCATGCTGATGCTTTCCTAGTAGTTGAAAAGGAAAAAGTAAAAGGCGATGCTTTGTTTCATTTTGAAGCCTTCAAGAGGTCAGGATATGAGGTCATGCTATTACATGATTTCAGCAATCTACAACATTACGATGTAATCATTGATGCGATGCTAGGTATTGGCATAAAGGGTGAAATAAAAACACCATACCAAGAAATAATCACTGCATGCAACGAGTTAACGAATCTTAAAATCTCTGTTGATATACCTAGCGGCATACCGGCAGACGGAATCCATCCTTTCAATCTAGCGTTTATGGCGGATATCACGATTACTCTAGAGCATCCTAAGCTTAGTGCTTTTACTTATCCAGCCCGCTCGTTTTATGGCAAGCTTGAAGTTGTTTCAATTGGAATTCCACCGCTAGCATCGCAAGCTGTCATGAACTATGAGCGCAAATGCTGGACTGAAAAAGAAGTAAGTAAAACAATACCAAAGCGAACACCATCATCACACAAGGGTACACATGGGAAAGGGTTAGTAATTGGCGGATCTTATCAAATGACAGGGGCACCAGTTATGACAACGAGGGCTGCACTCAGAGCTGGTGGGGGTCTGACTACATTGGCTATACCAGATGCCATTCATTCTATTGTTGCAAGTCAAATTGTTGAGGCGATGTTTTCACCGTGGAAAGAGGAAAATGGTCATTTCAGTGGTGAGTTAGGAACGGATGTCTCACGGTTTGACGCTGTTGCGTTCGGACCTGGTGTAGGTCGAGAAAATGGCGGTGAAAAGATCCTTTCAACTTTACTTGACAACGTGAAGGCACCGCTTATAGTCGATGCGGATGGGTTATTTTATCTTGCTGACCTCAAAGAAAGGTTGAAAAAAAGGCCATATCCAACCATTATTACTCCACATACAGGGGAATTTGCGCGGCTGACCAGCTATTCACTAGCTGAAATTGAAAAAAATCGCTTTGAGTTATCACGGCGGTTCGCTCTTGCATATGGAGTTTATATTGTACTAAAAGGGCCTTTTTCAATCGTAACAACCCCAACTGGTTCGCAATATGTGAACACGAGTGGAAATGCAGCACTTGCCAAGGGTGGTACAGGTGATGTTCTAACAGGGATTATTTTAGCCTTTGTCATGAATCACGCCAATTTACAAGAAGCTATTAGCAATGCTGTTTATGTTCATGGTAAAGCGGCTGATATGTTAGTACAGCAAACCCATACGATGTGGGATGTACTTGCCACTGATGTAATTGCAGCGTTGCCATCGGTATTTCGTACATTTTTCTAA
- a CDS encoding rhomboid family intramembrane serine protease: MFIRNEDFRSFTRLYPVITFILIIHIFLWFVISFLPIGPQLISVGIGSNSGVYHGEYWRLITPIFLHSGFGHMLFNSFSLILFGPALERMVGKSTFIITYLASGILANIGTYFVAPINYYHLGSSSAIFGLFGIYLYMVLYRKDLIDKMNSQIVISILVIGLVMTFFRSDVNIYAHIFGLLGGIALAPIVLKKASRYY, encoded by the coding sequence ATGTTTATCCGCAATGAAGATTTTCGATCATTTACTCGTCTATATCCAGTCATAACTTTCATTTTAATTATTCATATATTTCTGTGGTTTGTTATTTCTTTTTTGCCTATTGGGCCGCAGCTTATTTCCGTAGGAATTGGTTCCAATTCCGGCGTGTATCATGGTGAATATTGGAGGCTAATCACTCCTATTTTTCTCCACAGTGGTTTTGGCCATATGCTGTTTAATTCGTTTTCATTAATACTTTTCGGGCCAGCACTTGAAAGAATGGTAGGCAAGTCCACATTCATTATTACATATTTAGCAAGCGGTATACTTGCAAATATCGGAACTTATTTCGTAGCACCAATCAATTATTATCATCTCGGCTCATCAAGTGCTATTTTTGGCCTTTTTGGTATTTATTTATATATGGTTCTCTATCGAAAAGATTTAATCGACAAGATGAACTCGCAAATTGTTATTTCAATATTAGTTATCGGTCTCGTTATGACATTCTTCAGATCCGACGTAAATATTTATGCCCATATTTTTGGATTGTTAGGCGGAATCGCACTCGCACCAATAGTATTAAAAAAGGCATCCCGATATTATTAA
- a CDS encoding holo-ACP synthase produces MIKGIGIDIVEINRVRTIVERQAKFSKRVLTEKEEKIFETLSKGRQIEFLAGRFAAKEAYAKAKGTGIGKSLSFLDIEILPDELGKPVIKTKEKEIVHLSISHSKEYAIAQVVIEQI; encoded by the coding sequence ATGATAAAAGGCATCGGTATTGATATTGTCGAAATAAATAGAGTGCGGACAATTGTTGAAAGACAAGCGAAATTTTCGAAGCGAGTTTTAACGGAAAAGGAAGAGAAGATTTTTGAAACTTTATCAAAAGGAAGGCAAATAGAATTTTTAGCTGGTCGGTTTGCGGCCAAAGAGGCCTATGCAAAAGCGAAAGGAACAGGCATTGGAAAAAGCTTAAGCTTTCTTGATATTGAGATTTTGCCAGACGAATTAGGAAAGCCTGTCATAAAAACAAAAGAAAAAGAAATCGTTCATCTATCAATATCCCATTCAAAAGAATATGCAATTGCCCAGGTGGTCATTGAGCAAATATAG